The following are encoded together in the Methylomonas methanica MC09 genome:
- the istB gene encoding IS21-like element helper ATPase IstB, with protein sequence MIENTLHQLRQLKLSGMASALQTQLEQPGTYERLAFAERLQLLVDYEDQDRQQRKQARLTRAAQFKLKAHAKDIDYQHSRGLQPSQMASLLLCDWIKKAQNLLLTGPCGSGKTYIACALGSQACLKGYSVKYYRLPRLILALTQAKADGSYPKLLKAIAGLDLLIIDDWGLEPLTAATRNDLMEIMDDRYQQSATLMISQLPTEQWYQAIGDNTLADAILDRLMHNSHRINLKGESMRKKLNALTQVEHLE encoded by the coding sequence ATGATTGAAAATACACTCCACCAACTGCGACAACTCAAGCTCAGCGGTATGGCCTCTGCGTTGCAAACTCAACTTGAACAGCCCGGCACCTATGAAAGACTCGCCTTTGCCGAGCGCTTGCAATTATTAGTGGATTACGAAGATCAAGATCGACAGCAGCGTAAACAGGCGCGCTTGACTCGCGCGGCACAATTTAAACTGAAGGCACATGCCAAAGACATTGATTATCAGCACAGCCGTGGCCTGCAACCCTCACAAATGGCGTCATTGCTGCTGTGTGACTGGATCAAAAAAGCCCAGAACCTGTTGCTGACCGGGCCTTGCGGCAGTGGCAAAACCTATATCGCTTGTGCGCTTGGGTCACAAGCCTGCCTGAAGGGTTACAGTGTCAAATATTACCGGCTCCCGCGCCTCATTCTCGCCTTGACGCAAGCCAAAGCAGACGGCAGTTACCCTAAATTACTCAAAGCCATCGCCGGCCTGGATTTGCTCATCATCGACGACTGGGGCTTGGAACCTTTAACGGCCGCCACCCGCAATGATTTGATGGAGATTATGGATGACCGTTATCAGCAATCGGCAACCCTTATGATCAGCCAATTACCCACCGAACAATGGTATCAAGCCATTGGCGATAATACCTTGGCCGATGCGATTTTAGATCGGTTGATGCATAACTCGCACCGGATAAATTTGAAAGGCGAATCCATGCGAAAAAAATTGAATGCCTTGACCCAAGTTGAACACTTAGAGTAA
- a CDS encoding WD40 repeat domain-containing protein — MDGTVKVWRLDAMQARSLTQQHDGGIHAVAMTTTGKLVATAGQDHVIRLWDFSTAQVTRTLKAHHDTVSCLSMASATGRMVSGSHDGSLIVWDLTQSEPLQIYDGRGGQGAITISFDGKKAVSGSLDGDLILLDLEQGCLLRQWEAHRRNINFVAVTPDWHFIISGSSDGTLKVWNSDTFNCVLTLNAHHDGVTAGTLAEDGTILLSGGADGTVRIWSFPSGNLLRTVSLHTAKIRTLQIVRDQQFVVSGGYDRCLKVWSLSDGKPVATFVIDAAVMAAASDRTGKITVVGDALGCAHFLSLENLN; from the coding sequence TTGGACGGCACGGTCAAAGTTTGGCGACTGGATGCCATGCAAGCACGCTCATTAACTCAGCAACATGATGGCGGGATTCATGCTGTTGCGATGACGACAACTGGAAAACTGGTCGCCACTGCTGGACAGGATCATGTGATTCGATTGTGGGATTTTAGTACCGCACAAGTTACCCGTACTCTCAAAGCGCATCATGATACTGTCAGCTGCCTGTCCATGGCGTCTGCAACCGGCCGTATGGTATCAGGCTCTCACGACGGTTCCCTTATTGTATGGGATCTCACACAATCCGAACCGCTACAGATATATGACGGACGCGGAGGACAAGGCGCTATAACGATATCCTTTGACGGAAAAAAAGCGGTATCGGGCTCTTTAGACGGCGATTTAATCTTATTGGATTTGGAGCAGGGTTGTTTGCTCCGCCAATGGGAGGCTCACCGGCGAAACATCAATTTTGTTGCCGTGACACCTGACTGGCACTTTATCATCAGTGGTTCAAGCGATGGCACCTTAAAGGTATGGAATTCCGACACCTTTAATTGTGTATTAACTCTAAATGCCCATCATGATGGAGTCACTGCTGGCACCCTTGCGGAGGATGGAACCATTTTGCTTTCAGGGGGAGCGGACGGAACCGTACGAATTTGGTCGTTTCCATCCGGAAACCTGTTAAGGACCGTGTCGTTACATACAGCTAAAATCAGGACTCTTCAAATTGTTCGGGATCAGCAGTTTGTTGTCTCCGGTGGCTATGATCGTTGTTTAAAGGTATGGTCACTTTCGGATGGAAAACCGGTTGCAACGTTCGTAATAGACGCGGCAGTGATGGCAGCCGCTTCAGACCGGACGGGGAAGATAACTGTTGTAGGCGATGCGCTCGGCTGCGCTCATTTTCTTAGTTTAGAGAATCTGAATTGA
- a CDS encoding IS3 family transposase (programmed frameshift), producing MKQERRSFDAAFKLQVVKMVQDQGLTVTQVCQELKLGETAVRRWLKQVEAEQNGQPGIGKPLTPDQQRIRQLELENRQLRADNELLKKGFGLLCPGTAMKHQVIQQLTSEKAITIQQGCKLLGVSRSGLYAARRRVRQPQALCGTRVRLRSVFEATGQCYGSRRLRKELAAEGIEIGRHRVRSLMKELQLKPIWKPKFVHTTDSDHNLPVYENVLDRQFEQAEANRAWVSDITYIRTLSGWLYLAVVLDLYSRKIVGWAMAPNMPAELVCTALQIAVAQRRPPPGLIVHSDRGSQYASHEYRDLLTRHGLQGSMSRKGNCWDNAVMERFFLNLKMERVWRRQYANHTEATRDITDYIVNFYNSRRRHSALGYLPPNGYEMKMAEQQLICVSEKS from the exons ATGAAACAAGAAAGGCGAAGTTTTGATGCGGCGTTCAAGCTGCAGGTGGTGAAGATGGTCCAGGATCAGGGCCTGACGGTGACGCAGGTTTGCCAGGAGCTCAAGTTGGGCGAGACGGCAGTACGTCGTTGGCTGAAGCAGGTGGAGGCTGAGCAAAATGGCCAGCCGGGCATTGGCAAGCCGTTAACCCCTGATCAGCAGCGAATTCGGCAGCTGGAATTGGAAAATCGGCAATTGCGTGCGGATAACGAATTACTAAAAAAGG GCTTCGGCCTTCTTTGCCCGGGAACTGCGATGAAACATCAAGTTATTCAACAGTTAACGTCAGAGAAGGCCATTACGATACAGCAGGGTTGCAAGTTGCTAGGCGTCAGCCGTTCGGGATTGTATGCAGCCCGACGGCGAGTTCGTCAGCCTCAAGCGCTTTGCGGCACGCGGGTTCGATTGCGCAGTGTGTTCGAAGCGACCGGTCAATGCTATGGGAGTCGCCGTCTACGCAAGGAGCTGGCTGCAGAGGGGATCGAGATCGGGCGTCATCGCGTGCGAAGCCTGATGAAGGAACTCCAGCTCAAGCCGATCTGGAAACCCAAATTCGTGCACACCACCGACAGCGACCACAATCTGCCGGTGTACGAGAACGTTCTGGATCGCCAGTTTGAGCAGGCCGAGGCCAACCGGGCCTGGGTTTCGGACATCACCTACATTCGGACCCTGAGCGGTTGGCTGTATCTGGCGGTGGTGCTGGACTTGTATTCGCGCAAAATCGTCGGCTGGGCCATGGCGCCCAATATGCCGGCGGAGCTGGTCTGTACCGCCTTGCAGATTGCCGTTGCCCAGCGGAGGCCTCCGCCAGGCTTGATTGTACATTCTGATCGAGGCAGCCAGTACGCGAGTCACGAGTACCGGGATTTACTGACGCGCCATGGCTTACAAGGCAGTATGAGTCGTAAAGGCAATTGTTGGGACAATGCGGTGATGGAGCGCTTCTTTCTCAATCTGAAAATGGAGCGCGTCTGGCGCCGCCAGTATGCTAACCATACCGAGGCTACACGCGATATAACCGACTACATAGTCAATTTCTACAACAGTCGGCGCCGCCATTCGGCGTTGGGTTACCTGCCGCCCAATGGCTATGAAATGAAAATGGCAGAGCAACAACTTATTTGTGTGTCCGAAAAAAGTTGA
- a CDS encoding YbhB/YbcL family Raf kinase inhibitor-like protein → MTMILKSPNFAHQADIPKQFTCQGDDSSPALSWSGVPAQAKSLVLIVDDPDAPDPAHPKMTWVHWVLYNIPPAISELPEAVAASNLPATTQQGQNDWKRTGYGGPCPPIGKHRYFHKLYALDIELPDLNQPNKAELEAAMAGHIIEKAELIGMYQKQ, encoded by the coding sequence ATGACGATGATCCTCAAATCCCCGAATTTTGCACATCAAGCGGATATCCCCAAACAGTTCACTTGCCAAGGTGACGATAGCTCGCCTGCTTTAAGCTGGTCTGGCGTTCCCGCGCAAGCCAAAAGTCTGGTCTTGATCGTTGATGACCCCGACGCCCCAGACCCCGCTCATCCCAAAATGACTTGGGTGCATTGGGTGCTATATAACATTCCGCCGGCGATTAGCGAATTACCGGAAGCCGTGGCTGCCAGCAATTTACCGGCTACAACGCAGCAAGGCCAAAACGACTGGAAACGCACGGGTTACGGCGGCCCTTGTCCACCCATAGGCAAACACCGCTACTTTCACAAGCTGTATGCACTGGACATCGAATTGCCTGACCTAAATCAGCCGAACAAAGCCGAACTGGAAGCGGCCATGGCCGGACATATCATCGAAAAGGCTGAGCTCATCGGCATGTATCAAAAACAATAA
- a CDS encoding SOS response-associated peptidase, with translation MCGRYSLSASSETIVEHFQLLRQLRFQPSYNIAPGQKILSIVELDDQSCKAVKLFWGLVPSWSKDAKNSSHLINARAETVREKPSFRSAFKHRRCLIPADGYYEWAKNSDRKQAFHIHRADQQLFAFAGLWEQWQHETETLYSCTIITTAATELMQPIHDRMPVIIPQDRYHQWLDKSANPEQALALLNDAAYTDMTTTPVSDWVNNPRHDDERCIQMC, from the coding sequence ATGTGCGGCCGTTACAGCCTGTCTGCCAGTTCAGAAACCATTGTTGAACATTTTCAATTACTGAGACAACTGCGCTTTCAACCCAGCTACAACATCGCGCCGGGTCAGAAAATTCTCAGCATTGTGGAACTGGACGATCAATCGTGTAAGGCGGTCAAGCTGTTTTGGGGCTTAGTGCCATCGTGGTCGAAAGATGCCAAAAACAGTTCGCACCTGATCAATGCCCGAGCGGAAACCGTGCGCGAAAAGCCGTCGTTTCGATCGGCGTTCAAACATCGCCGCTGTTTGATTCCAGCGGACGGCTATTACGAGTGGGCGAAAAATTCAGACCGCAAGCAGGCGTTCCATATACATCGAGCGGATCAACAACTGTTTGCTTTTGCCGGCCTCTGGGAACAATGGCAGCACGAAACTGAAACCCTGTACTCCTGCACCATTATCACCACGGCGGCTACCGAATTGATGCAACCCATTCACGATAGAATGCCGGTCATCATTCCACAGGACCGCTATCACCAATGGTTGGATAAATCGGCCAATCCAGAGCAAGCCTTAGCGTTACTCAATGATGCTGCCTATACCGATATGACGACCACGCCAGTCAGCGACTGGGTGAATAATCCACGGCATGATGATGAACGATGTATTCAAATGTGCTGA
- a CDS encoding recombinase family protein, which translates to MSRVFAYCRVSTTDQTTQNQSLEIQSAGFAIQPHRLIEESISGSVAAKERPGFNKLIERLEAGDVLVVTKLDRLGRNAMDVRATVEHLSDSGVRVHCLALGGVDLTSSAGKMTMQVIAAVAEFERDLLIERTQAGISRAKAAGKQFGRPPALNAEARADVVKRLAAGSNVSELAREFKTTRQTIMRIREAALKSPQYENTVHSSGE; encoded by the coding sequence ATGTCACGCGTCTTTGCTTACTGTCGAGTGTCGACCACGGACCAGACTACCCAAAATCAAAGCTTGGAAATTCAATCTGCTGGTTTTGCCATTCAGCCGCATCGTTTAATTGAAGAAAGCATCAGCGGTTCAGTCGCGGCGAAAGAACGACCCGGCTTTAATAAACTGATCGAGCGGCTGGAAGCGGGCGATGTGTTGGTGGTGACCAAACTGGATCGGCTTGGTCGTAACGCCATGGATGTCAGAGCCACGGTCGAGCACCTTTCTGATTCCGGGGTGCGGGTCCATTGTTTGGCGTTAGGCGGGGTTGATCTGACCAGTTCTGCCGGCAAGATGACTATGCAGGTAATCGCAGCGGTCGCTGAGTTTGAGCGTGACCTGTTGATTGAGCGAACCCAAGCGGGCATTAGTCGCGCGAAGGCAGCGGGTAAACAGTTTGGCAGGCCGCCGGCACTCAATGCCGAAGCGCGGGCTGACGTTGTAAAACGCTTGGCTGCCGGCAGCAACGTTTCAGAGTTGGCTCGGGAATTCAAAACCACTCGGCAAACCATTATGCGGATTCGGGAAGCGGCGTTGAAATCACCGCAATATGAAAATACGGTCCACTCTTCTGGGGAGTAA
- a CDS encoding WGR domain-containing protein, with protein MNHLYMERHDDKDNMHRFYQMFVTPGLFDDWSLIKEWGRVGSPGTVRKEWFDTQEEAIVAGNKLCTAKCKKGYQSIPAVR; from the coding sequence ATGAATCATCTATATATGGAACGACACGATGACAAAGACAACATGCATCGTTTTTATCAGATGTTTGTGACACCAGGCTTGTTTGACGATTGGTCACTGATTAAAGAATGGGGCAGGGTTGGATCACCCGGTACCGTCAGAAAGGAGTGGTTCGACACCCAGGAAGAAGCTATCGTCGCTGGGAATAAGTTGTGCACGGCCAAATGTAAAAAAGGCTATCAATCTATTCCGGCAGTACGTTAA